In Taeniopygia guttata chromosome 2, bTaeGut7.mat, whole genome shotgun sequence, one genomic interval encodes:
- the PRELID3A gene encoding PRELI domain containing protein 3A isoform X1, which yields MKIWSSEHVFGHPWDTVIKAAMRKYPNPMNPCVVGVDVLDRSLDNQGRLHSHRLLSTEWGLPSIVKAILGTSRTLTYIEEHSVVDPVEKKMELCSTNITLTNLVSVDERLVYTPHPENPEKTVLTQEAVITVKGISLSSYLESLMANTISSNARKGRDALEWVISKLNTELEELKSTREGIKPAMAAAATEK from the exons ATGAAGATCTGGAGCTCGGAGCACGTGTTCGG GCATCCCTGGGATACCGTGATCAAAGCTGCTATGAGAAAGTACCCCAACCCCATGAATCCGTGTGTGGTAGGAGTAGATGTCCTCGACAGGAGCCTGGATAACCAGGGGAGGCTGCACAGTCACCGACTTCTCAGCACGGAGTGGGGATTGCCCAGTATTGTCAAAGCG aTATTAGGAACAAGTAGAACTCTGACATACATAGAGGAACATTCTGTGGTAGATCCAGTGGAAAAGAAGATGGAGCTTTGCTCAACTAAT ATTACGCTCACAAACTTGGTGTCTGTTGACGAGAGACTGGTTTACACACCTCATCCAGAAAACCCGGAAAA GACTGTGCTAACCCAAGAAGCAGTTATTACTGTTAAAGGCATTAGCTTGAGCAGTTATCTGGAAAGCTTGATGGCAAACACGATATCTTCTAATGCCAGAAAG GGTCGGGATGCCCTGGAATGGGTGATCAGCAAACTAAACACAGAACTAGAAGAGCTGAAGTCCACGCGTGAGGGGATCAAACCAGCCATGGCAGCAGCGgccacagaaaaataa
- the PRELID3A gene encoding PRELI domain containing protein 3A isoform X2 encodes MKIWSSEHVFGHPWDTVIKAAMRKYPNPMNPCVVGVDVLDRSLDNQGRLHSHRLLSTEWGLPSIVKAILGTSRTLTYIEEHSVVDPVEKKMELCSTNITLTNLVSVDERLVYTPHPENPEKTVLTQEAVITVKGISLSSYLESLMANTISSNARKGWDAIEWIIQNSESALS; translated from the exons ATGAAGATCTGGAGCTCGGAGCACGTGTTCGG GCATCCCTGGGATACCGTGATCAAAGCTGCTATGAGAAAGTACCCCAACCCCATGAATCCGTGTGTGGTAGGAGTAGATGTCCTCGACAGGAGCCTGGATAACCAGGGGAGGCTGCACAGTCACCGACTTCTCAGCACGGAGTGGGGATTGCCCAGTATTGTCAAAGCG aTATTAGGAACAAGTAGAACTCTGACATACATAGAGGAACATTCTGTGGTAGATCCAGTGGAAAAGAAGATGGAGCTTTGCTCAACTAAT ATTACGCTCACAAACTTGGTGTCTGTTGACGAGAGACTGGTTTACACACCTCATCCAGAAAACCCGGAAAA GACTGTGCTAACCCAAGAAGCAGTTATTACTGTTAAAGGCATTAGCTTGAGCAGTTATCTGGAAAGCTTGATGGCAAACACGATATCTTCTAATGCCAGAAAG GGGTGGGATGCTATTGAGTGGATAATTCAAAATTCTGAAAGCGCTCTAAGCTAG